The Ostrea edulis chromosome 1, xbOstEdul1.1, whole genome shotgun sequence genomic sequence AAAACCACGCTGAGAGAGGAGACACAGAAGAAACGCAGACGACCAAATAGTACGCTGAATTTCCACATGATGTTCGGGGTAATCGTCCTCACTTACCTTTTGGCATACATACCGACGTTCTGTATGCTTCTAATCCAGAGAGGAAAACCTGGATTCTGGATAGGGATGTGGGGCTGGGAGTTGACTATTCTGTTGCTCTTCAGACGATTTCATCTCGTCTCCAACATCATCAACCCGTTTGTCTATGGGTATTTTGACATCACGTTCAGAAATTATTATGTGTCTCTTCTGAGTGCAGTGTTTTGCCGTTGCAGGTCTGCGAATTCGTCTTTATCTAACTGCAACCAAGGTACGAATTCGAATGAGAACGAATTAACAGGTAGCACGAACTACTAACAGCGGAAGAGTTTTTTATATGTGGACTGTAAAATACGAACCAATACATAGATTCCTAGACACTTTCCTTCAAATCTCAATTATAAATTTCACATAGGCTTTTGTAAACTCTTAATGTAAATTTCACATAGGTTTTTGTAAGCTGGGATGCATATTTGGTGAAATATCACTATACATATATTGTTTGATGTTATTCAG encodes the following:
- the LOC125664838 gene encoding uncharacterized protein LOC125664838, producing the protein MKLSLSDGRNMTKCSCEPSSGQYKGIEKSYLVFLFILSLLLIMITTLLYIPVGIVILRKRKESKTSKDIPSNSMDDLDTATSDSTDVKTTLREETQKKRRRPNSTLNFHMMFGVIVLTYLLAYIPTFCMLLIQRGKPGFWIGMWGWELTILLLFRRFHLVSNIINPFVYGYFDITFRNYYVSLLSAVFCRCRSANSSLSNCNQGTNSNENELTGSTNY